The following coding sequences are from one Hyalangium gracile window:
- a CDS encoding TAT-variant-translocated molybdopterin oxidoreductase: MSDESKQYWLSLEQRAGEAAVLEKARDEFPETLPVGVAAVPPDKSSRRDFFKVMGLSAAAAMTACQRAPVQKVIPFVAPPEEQSPGLSLWYASTCAGCSAGCGVLVKARDGRPIKIEGNEEHPLSRGGVCATGQASVLSLYDASRARGPSTGGAGTSWKALDTAVTGALRKVAEEGKAIRLVLPWRLGPTEEAAVKRFLAAYPTARVVRYEALGELEALAEAQEITHGVRAVPDFRFDRATVIASFGADFLGTWVSPVAFTRQYTEARDAAGRREMARHWQFEPLMSLTGASADRRVPLAPSEFVPALGGLVRRLAAKAGQTLPGIDGLPAPKIDAAKLDELAEALWTARERGLVVCGGDDVAAQVLASVANALLGNEGSTVSLAESVALEEGTQGFGALLDELKAGTVGAVLFHRVNPAYSHPRGKELAELLKGVAVTVAMGDRLDETASLASHHAPDHDPLESWGDAEPRRGVLSLRQPVVAPLFETRSAVESLLAWAGTPQGYYELLRARWEAEVFPSAASAGQSFQAFWDDAVRRGVVTYAAKAQALSPGFRTEGLAQALARVSPPGGELELVLYPKVALRDGTLANNGWLQEMPDPISKVTWGNYVCIAPSRAEKLGIQDGMVVQVRVGERMLEAPALVQAGTHPDVLGIAVGYGRTKAGKVADGVGSNAFTLAAVVDGRVRRTVGGAKLTVTTDRRPLALTQTHHTLEGRSHVREAELAAFLANPRAGNEAHGGHGGKHSLSLWSGHEYKGHRWGLAVDLSACTGCSACVVSCQAENNIPIVGQDEALRRREMHWMRIDRYYAGEPDNPQVVHQPMMCQHCENAPCETVCPVLATVHSSEGLNQQVYNRCVGTRYCANNCPTKVRRFNWFDYKHDEPLERMVLNPDVVVRSRGVMEKCSLCVQRIQEGKATARREGREPRDGEIRTACQQSCPAQAIHFGDLNDPESEVARLARDGRAFRLLEELNIGPVVTYLTKIRNTGSGSGS; encoded by the coding sequence ATGTCCGACGAGAGCAAGCAGTACTGGCTGAGCCTCGAGCAGCGCGCCGGTGAGGCCGCCGTCCTCGAGAAGGCTCGCGATGAGTTCCCCGAGACGCTGCCCGTGGGAGTGGCCGCCGTGCCTCCCGACAAGAGCAGCCGCCGGGATTTCTTCAAGGTGATGGGCCTGAGCGCCGCGGCCGCGATGACGGCGTGCCAGCGCGCTCCGGTGCAGAAGGTCATCCCCTTCGTCGCGCCGCCGGAGGAGCAGAGCCCGGGGCTCTCGCTCTGGTACGCGTCCACGTGCGCCGGGTGCAGCGCTGGCTGCGGAGTGCTGGTCAAGGCCCGCGACGGTCGCCCCATCAAGATCGAGGGCAACGAGGAGCACCCGCTCTCGCGCGGGGGCGTCTGCGCCACCGGCCAGGCCTCGGTACTGTCGCTCTACGACGCCAGCCGCGCCCGGGGGCCGTCGACGGGCGGCGCGGGGACGAGCTGGAAGGCCCTGGACACCGCCGTGACGGGCGCGCTTCGGAAGGTGGCCGAGGAGGGCAAGGCCATCCGGCTGGTGCTGCCCTGGAGGCTGGGGCCCACCGAGGAGGCCGCGGTGAAGCGCTTCCTGGCCGCGTACCCCACGGCGCGCGTGGTGCGCTACGAGGCGCTCGGGGAGCTGGAGGCCCTCGCGGAGGCCCAGGAGATCACCCACGGCGTCCGCGCCGTGCCCGACTTCCGCTTCGACCGGGCAACCGTCATCGCCAGCTTCGGCGCGGACTTCCTGGGGACGTGGGTGTCTCCGGTGGCCTTCACGCGCCAGTACACGGAGGCCCGGGATGCGGCGGGCCGGCGCGAGATGGCGCGGCACTGGCAATTCGAGCCGCTGATGTCGCTCACCGGCGCCAGCGCGGACCGGCGCGTGCCGCTGGCCCCGTCGGAGTTCGTCCCGGCCCTCGGAGGGCTGGTGCGGAGGCTGGCCGCGAAGGCCGGACAGACGCTCCCGGGGATTGACGGACTGCCCGCGCCGAAGATCGACGCGGCGAAGCTGGACGAGCTCGCCGAGGCGCTCTGGACGGCTCGCGAGCGGGGCCTGGTGGTCTGCGGAGGAGATGACGTCGCCGCGCAGGTGCTCGCCAGCGTGGCCAACGCGCTGCTCGGCAACGAGGGCTCCACCGTCTCCCTGGCGGAGAGCGTGGCGCTGGAGGAGGGGACGCAGGGCTTTGGCGCGCTGCTGGACGAGCTGAAGGCAGGCACGGTGGGCGCGGTGCTCTTCCACCGCGTCAACCCGGCCTACAGCCATCCGCGAGGAAAGGAGCTGGCGGAGCTGCTCAAGGGCGTGGCGGTGACGGTGGCGATGGGCGACCGGCTCGACGAGACGGCCTCGCTGGCGAGCCACCACGCGCCGGACCACGATCCGCTGGAGTCCTGGGGCGATGCCGAGCCCCGGCGGGGCGTGCTGAGCCTGCGCCAGCCGGTGGTGGCTCCGCTGTTCGAGACGCGCAGCGCGGTGGAGTCGCTGCTCGCGTGGGCGGGGACGCCGCAGGGGTACTACGAGCTGCTGCGGGCCCGCTGGGAGGCCGAGGTCTTCCCGAGCGCCGCTTCCGCGGGGCAGTCCTTCCAGGCCTTCTGGGACGATGCAGTGCGCCGGGGCGTGGTGACGTACGCCGCGAAGGCACAGGCCCTCTCGCCCGGCTTCCGGACGGAAGGGCTGGCGCAGGCCCTGGCCCGCGTCTCCCCGCCGGGTGGGGAGCTGGAGCTGGTGCTCTACCCGAAGGTGGCGCTGCGCGACGGCACGCTGGCCAACAACGGCTGGCTCCAGGAGATGCCGGATCCCATCAGCAAGGTCACCTGGGGCAACTACGTCTGCATCGCGCCGTCCCGCGCGGAGAAGCTCGGCATCCAGGACGGGATGGTGGTGCAGGTGAGGGTGGGGGAGCGGATGCTGGAGGCGCCAGCGCTCGTCCAGGCCGGCACGCACCCGGATGTGCTGGGGATCGCGGTGGGGTATGGCCGCACGAAGGCCGGCAAGGTGGCGGACGGGGTGGGCTCCAACGCCTTCACCCTCGCGGCGGTGGTGGATGGGCGGGTGCGGCGCACGGTGGGTGGGGCGAAGCTCACGGTGACCACGGACCGGCGGCCGCTGGCGCTCACGCAGACGCACCACACGCTCGAGGGGCGCTCGCACGTGCGCGAGGCGGAGCTGGCGGCCTTCCTCGCCAACCCGCGCGCGGGCAACGAGGCGCACGGGGGACACGGCGGCAAGCACTCGCTCTCGCTGTGGTCCGGCCACGAGTACAAGGGCCACCGCTGGGGCCTGGCGGTGGACCTGAGCGCGTGCACGGGCTGCTCGGCGTGCGTGGTGTCCTGCCAGGCGGAGAACAACATCCCCATCGTGGGCCAGGACGAGGCGCTGCGCCGCCGCGAGATGCACTGGATGCGCATCGACCGGTACTACGCCGGCGAGCCGGACAACCCCCAGGTGGTGCACCAGCCGATGATGTGCCAGCACTGCGAGAACGCGCCGTGCGAGACGGTGTGCCCGGTGCTCGCCACGGTGCACTCCAGCGAGGGGCTCAACCAGCAGGTCTACAACCGCTGCGTCGGCACGCGGTACTGCGCCAACAACTGCCCCACCAAGGTCCGCCGCTTCAACTGGTTCGACTACAAGCATGACGAGCCGCTCGAGCGCATGGTGCTCAACCCGGACGTCGTCGTGCGCAGCCGCGGCGTGATGGAGAAGTGCTCCCTGTGCGTGCAGCGCATCCAGGAGGGCAAGGCCACCGCCCGGCGCGAGGGCCGCGAGCCTCGGGACGGAGAGATCCGCACCGCGTGCCAGCAGAGCTGCCCCGCGCAGGCCATCCACTTCGGGGACCTGAATGACCCGGAGAGCGAGGTGGCGCGGCTCGCCAGGGATGGGCGTGCCTTCCGGCTCCTGGAGGAGCTGAACATCGGTCCTGTCGTCACCTACCTCACGAAGATCCGGAACACCGGATCCGGGAGCGGCTCATGA
- a CDS encoding cytochrome c3 family protein, giving the protein MIDLRTLLPLSALALCAGCSGPVNNQQGYMPEQPVAFSHAVHAGHYEVDCQYCHAGAERSRHAGVPPSTVCMNCHTHVKTDSPEIQKVATAVKEGRPIEWVRVHRLPDHAWFSHANHVTAGLKCQTCHGPVEQMVRVEQAEPMTMGWCLDCHRKTLESQVSVAPALAPRSGELLAVSRAPPAPDAHPAPATPTRILQPPTDCSACHR; this is encoded by the coding sequence ATGATCGATCTTCGCACTCTCCTCCCGCTGTCCGCGCTCGCGCTGTGCGCCGGGTGCAGCGGGCCGGTGAACAACCAGCAGGGCTACATGCCCGAGCAGCCGGTGGCCTTCTCCCACGCCGTCCACGCCGGGCACTACGAGGTGGACTGCCAGTACTGCCACGCGGGAGCGGAGCGCAGCCGGCACGCCGGCGTTCCGCCGAGCACCGTGTGCATGAACTGCCACACGCACGTGAAGACGGACTCGCCGGAGATCCAGAAGGTGGCCACCGCCGTGAAGGAAGGGCGGCCCATCGAGTGGGTGCGCGTGCACCGGCTGCCGGACCACGCCTGGTTCAGTCACGCCAACCACGTCACCGCTGGCCTGAAGTGTCAGACCTGTCACGGCCCCGTGGAGCAGATGGTCCGCGTGGAGCAGGCGGAGCCGATGACGATGGGCTGGTGCCTCGACTGCCACCGGAAGACGCTCGAGTCGCAGGTGTCCGTGGCGCCCGCCCTGGCCCCTCGCTCGGGGGAGTTGCTCGCCGTGAGCAGGGCGCCGCCCGCGCCGGACGCGCACCCCGCGCCCGCGACGCCGACCCGCATCCTCCAGCCGCCGACCGACTGCTCCGCCTGCCACCGCTGA
- a CDS encoding respiratory nitrate reductase subunit gamma yields the protein MSATFLYVYLPYAALLACAVGVTRRLQTAGARARKAEPRPWAPGTLALVVGAGIVALNHVAGWVLPGAMRAFHSSPPRLFAFEAVSLIGGMLLTWGLVQVLVRRMREGQASWGLRTVYALLLLQCVCGLVMAVGVRWGALWSLDVVTPYLRSLLFLKPDATLILQAPAVLRLHLLLGFALLAVAPFIQARRASEPVAATTPEEPLLASRKQETATRAES from the coding sequence GTGAGCGCGACCTTCCTCTATGTCTATCTCCCCTACGCGGCGCTGCTCGCGTGCGCGGTGGGAGTGACGCGTCGGCTCCAGACGGCGGGAGCGCGCGCGCGGAAGGCCGAGCCTCGGCCCTGGGCGCCGGGCACGCTGGCCCTGGTGGTGGGCGCGGGCATCGTCGCCCTGAACCACGTGGCGGGCTGGGTGCTGCCGGGAGCGATGCGGGCGTTCCACTCCTCGCCCCCGCGCCTCTTCGCCTTCGAGGCGGTGAGCCTCATCGGCGGCATGCTGCTGACGTGGGGCCTGGTGCAGGTGCTCGTGCGGCGGATGCGCGAGGGGCAGGCCTCGTGGGGCCTGCGGACGGTGTATGCGCTGCTGCTCCTGCAGTGCGTGTGCGGCCTGGTGATGGCCGTGGGCGTGCGGTGGGGCGCGCTGTGGTCGCTGGATGTGGTGACGCCGTACCTGCGCTCCCTGCTGTTCCTGAAGCCGGATGCGACGCTCATCCTCCAGGCGCCCGCGGTGCTGCGCCTGCACCTCCTGCTGGGCTTCGCGCTGCTCGCCGTGGCCCCCTTCATCCAGGCGCGGCGCGCCTCCGAGCCGGTGGCGGCGACCACCCCCGAGGAGCCGCTCCTTGCTTCCCGCAAGCAGGAGACCGCCACTCGAGCGGAGTCATGA
- a CDS encoding c-type cytochrome, which translates to MTGVLGGVLLLAPPALAEGPSPAAALFTQRCRSCHTLGEGDKVGPELLGVMERREEAWLTRFLASPGAMIDSGDATAVSLLQKFNGVRMPDMQLSDEQRQQLFAYFRECTKKGGCKPSAAERMASDATPEEIDRGRRLFEGGEPLARGGAACIGCHDVRGLGVAGGGTLARDLTFSFARLGDRGMSPVLEKLEQGVMQGLYAQAPLTEQEQYELKAFLAHVSRDGTPPRADRDFFYLGVVGLLAALGFIGIVRGGHADAPPAAGKPRGDT; encoded by the coding sequence ATGACCGGGGTGCTGGGCGGGGTGCTGTTGCTGGCGCCTCCCGCGCTCGCGGAGGGGCCCTCTCCGGCCGCGGCGCTCTTCACCCAGCGTTGTCGGAGCTGTCACACGCTGGGTGAGGGAGACAAGGTCGGTCCCGAGCTCCTGGGCGTGATGGAGCGCCGGGAGGAGGCGTGGCTCACGCGCTTCCTGGCGAGCCCGGGGGCGATGATCGACAGCGGCGATGCCACGGCCGTGTCGCTGCTCCAGAAGTTCAACGGCGTGCGGATGCCGGACATGCAGCTGTCCGACGAGCAGCGCCAGCAGCTCTTCGCGTACTTCCGGGAATGCACGAAGAAGGGGGGCTGCAAGCCCTCCGCCGCGGAGCGGATGGCCAGCGACGCGACGCCCGAGGAGATCGACCGGGGCCGGCGTCTCTTCGAGGGAGGTGAGCCGCTGGCCAGGGGCGGAGCCGCATGCATCGGCTGCCACGACGTGCGCGGCCTCGGGGTGGCGGGCGGCGGGACGCTGGCCAGGGACCTGACGTTCTCCTTCGCGCGCCTGGGCGATCGGGGCATGAGCCCCGTGCTCGAGAAGCTGGAGCAAGGCGTGATGCAGGGGCTGTACGCGCAGGCGCCCCTCACCGAGCAGGAGCAGTACGAGCTCAAGGCCTTCCTGGCCCACGTCTCGCGCGATGGGACGCCGCCGCGCGCGGACCGCGACTTCTTCTACCTGGGCGTGGTGGGGCTGCTCGCCGCGCTGGGCTTCATCGGGATCGTCCGGGGTGGGCATGCAGACGCGCCTCCCGCCGCCGGCAAACCTCGAGGTGACACGTGA
- a CDS encoding sigma-70 family RNA polymerase sigma factor gives MSKRTDGQLLEAARSGDDKAVEELLARHEKQVYRFGLRMCGSEEDAKEVLQETLLAAFRGLHTFRGEAALSTWLYQVARTHCIRLRRRHVGAPEEFQPLDSASAARVAAEQEPPDMVSHARQVGEVLQAAILALPEAQREVLLLRDVEGLTAEEAAQVLGIEVAALKSRLHRARLQLREHLSTLLGEKSEDQAQGCPELAQELSAFAAQEVDQATCVRLEDHLSRCPRCAQACESLKRTVSLCRAIPGDEVPAPVRAAVRHALSRALQS, from the coding sequence ATGTCGAAGCGAACCGATGGGCAGTTGCTGGAGGCCGCTCGCTCGGGTGACGACAAGGCCGTGGAGGAGCTCCTCGCTCGCCACGAGAAGCAGGTCTATCGCTTTGGCCTGCGCATGTGCGGCTCCGAGGAGGATGCCAAGGAGGTCCTCCAGGAGACGCTGCTCGCGGCGTTCCGGGGCCTCCACACGTTCCGGGGCGAAGCGGCGCTGTCCACCTGGCTGTATCAGGTGGCCCGCACGCACTGCATCCGCCTGCGCCGCCGCCACGTCGGAGCACCCGAGGAGTTCCAGCCGCTTGATTCCGCCTCGGCCGCCCGCGTCGCCGCCGAGCAAGAGCCTCCCGACATGGTCTCCCACGCGCGGCAGGTGGGCGAGGTGCTGCAGGCGGCCATCCTCGCGCTGCCGGAGGCTCAGCGCGAGGTGCTCCTCCTCCGGGACGTGGAGGGGCTCACGGCGGAGGAGGCCGCCCAGGTCCTTGGGATCGAGGTCGCGGCGCTCAAGAGCCGACTGCACCGCGCGCGCCTCCAACTGCGCGAGCATCTCTCCACCCTCCTGGGAGAGAAATCCGAGGATCAGGCCCAGGGGTGCCCGGAGCTGGCGCAGGAGCTCTCGGCGTTCGCCGCGCAGGAGGTGGATCAGGCCACCTGTGTGCGCCTCGAGGACCATCTGTCGCGCTGCCCCCGCTGCGCTCAGGCGTGCGAGTCGCTCAAGCGCACGGTGTCCCTGTGCCGGGCCATCCCGGGCGATGAGGTGCCCGCCCCGGTCCGCGCGGCGGTGCGCCACGCGCTGTCACGGGCGTTGCAGTCCTGA
- a CDS encoding FadR/GntR family transcriptional regulator: MEHKGLVSRVAEQLERTIALGQWPKGRLPSERQMAQRYGVSRTTIRGALQGLAARGLIVQHPGRQSRTVPLGEALSLESLKLLLPEGRKDMDRRPLLEGYFALKREVTVELLAACCEHASQQDVELLLNASFALRDEARWQEKRIRWVEREFDLLRLAAQGADRPGHLLLLMSLEKAFRGLADALLPALQPAALQQWAQCVFNALADRDAQALRQQLPALLKAADEPLLDRLAPVRDTHTAPKAPPPAGEVPVSGENASNWSACHTSSQQVRPTGRGPAHEEGGTNACPPSNRNSPPPPPAPLSAGEFQAASCSPASIPAPPTPRSSSRNVRDSLCSAPTLLLAWAPPFSSEAPAADEAGPPPPSLEASAAGDREPVLSESQTALPMDAREAGASEPDGAGGVERTGGGLWAEATDPSCPRQHRHARWLTPSLESAFAAHSLTNFPEKG, translated from the coding sequence ATGGAGCACAAAGGGCTGGTGTCGAGAGTGGCGGAGCAGCTGGAGCGAACGATTGCCCTGGGGCAGTGGCCCAAGGGCAGGCTCCCTTCCGAGCGGCAGATGGCCCAGCGCTATGGGGTGTCGCGCACCACCATCCGAGGAGCCCTCCAGGGGCTGGCCGCCAGAGGACTCATCGTCCAACACCCCGGGCGACAGAGTCGCACGGTGCCACTGGGCGAAGCTCTGTCGCTGGAGAGCCTGAAGCTGCTGCTGCCCGAAGGCCGTAAAGACATGGACCGCCGGCCGCTGCTGGAAGGGTACTTCGCTCTCAAGCGCGAGGTGACAGTGGAGTTGCTGGCCGCCTGCTGCGAGCACGCCAGCCAGCAAGACGTGGAGCTGCTGCTCAATGCCAGCTTCGCGTTGAGAGATGAGGCCCGCTGGCAGGAGAAGCGCATCCGGTGGGTGGAGCGAGAGTTCGACCTGCTGAGGCTGGCGGCCCAAGGCGCGGACCGTCCCGGCCACCTGCTGCTCCTGATGTCGTTGGAGAAGGCCTTCCGAGGCTTGGCGGACGCGCTGCTCCCCGCGCTGCAACCCGCGGCCCTCCAGCAGTGGGCCCAGTGCGTGTTCAACGCCCTGGCCGACCGTGACGCCCAGGCCCTGCGCCAACAGCTGCCGGCGCTGTTGAAGGCCGCTGACGAGCCGTTGCTCGACCGTCTGGCCCCGGTGCGCGACACACACACCGCGCCCAAGGCCCCACCGCCTGCCGGGGAGGTGCCCGTGTCGGGCGAAAACGCCAGCAACTGGTCTGCTTGTCATACCAGTTCGCAACAAGTCCGGCCGACAGGCAGGGGCCCGGCCCACGAGGAGGGGGGCACCAACGCGTGTCCCCCTTCGAACCGGAACTCTCCCCCTCCCCCGCCCGCTCCGCTCTCCGCTGGCGAGTTCCAGGCGGCCTCCTGCAGCCCTGCATCCATTCCAGCCCCACCCACCCCTCGCTCCTCCAGCAGGAATGTCCGAGACAGCCTCTGTTCCGCGCCCACCCTGCTTCTTGCATGGGCGCCTCCGTTCTCCTCGGAAGCCCCGGCAGCAGACGAAGCAGGCCCACCTCCCCCCTCCCTTGAAGCCTCAGCGGCCGGGGACAGGGAGCCTGTCCTCAGTGAGAGCCAGACCGCTCTGCCAATGGACGCGCGGGAGGCCGGCGCCTCGGAGCCCGACGGCGCGGGAGGAGTGGAACGCACAGGCGGGGGTCTCTGGGCCGAGGCGACGGACCCCTCCTGTCCACGACAACACCGGCATGCCCGCTGGCTCACACCCTCTTTGGAGTCTGCCTTCGCTGCCCACTCGCTGACCAACTTCCCTGAAAAGGGCTAG
- a CDS encoding DUF6691 family protein, translated as MRPLISAFLSGLLFALGLGLSGMTDPANVLGFLDIAGDWDFRLAFVMVGAIAVHAALRPLIHRRERPLYAPKFPTFSVTAVDSKLLVGSALFGVGWGLGGYCPGPALTSLATGASQLLVFVPAMFAGMYVAQVVQARSGASARSASLGVTPHP; from the coding sequence ATGCGTCCCTTGATCAGCGCTTTTCTCAGCGGTCTCCTCTTCGCCCTGGGCCTGGGGCTCAGCGGCATGACGGACCCGGCCAACGTCCTCGGGTTTCTCGACATCGCTGGCGACTGGGACTTCCGCCTCGCCTTCGTGATGGTCGGCGCCATCGCCGTGCATGCGGCGCTGCGGCCCCTCATCCACAGGCGCGAGCGGCCCCTGTACGCCCCGAAGTTCCCCACCTTCTCCGTCACCGCGGTGGACTCGAAGCTCCTCGTGGGTTCGGCCCTCTTCGGGGTGGGGTGGGGGCTCGGTGGCTACTGCCCCGGGCCCGCGCTCACGTCGCTCGCCACCGGCGCCTCGCAGCTGCTCGTCTTCGTGCCCGCCATGTTCGCCGGCATGTACGTGGCCCAGGTGGTGCAGGCTCGGTCGGGCGCGAGCGCCCGGTCTGCGAGCCTGGGGGTGACGCCTCATCCGTAG
- a CDS encoding YeeE/YedE family protein: protein MTNSILLPLLGGALIGLSASLLLWANGRVAGISGIVGSVLAPIRGDVAWRLVFFGGLLTGGLLLVWLRPGAFGAPASLGSSGIALLAAAGLLVGFGSRLGNGCTSGHGICGISRGSVRSIVATLTFMATGALTVFLARHVF from the coding sequence ATGACGAATTCCATCCTCCTTCCTCTCCTGGGCGGGGCGCTCATCGGCCTGAGCGCTTCCCTCCTGCTGTGGGCCAACGGCCGGGTGGCCGGCATCAGCGGCATCGTGGGCTCGGTGCTGGCGCCCATCCGCGGCGACGTCGCCTGGCGCCTGGTCTTCTTCGGAGGACTGCTCACCGGCGGCCTGCTGCTGGTGTGGCTGCGCCCCGGAGCCTTCGGTGCCCCGGCGTCTCTGGGCTCGAGCGGGATCGCGCTGCTGGCGGCGGCCGGGCTGCTGGTGGGCTTCGGCTCGCGGTTGGGCAACGGCTGCACCAGTGGGCATGGCATCTGCGGCATCAGCCGGGGATCCGTCCGCTCCATCGTCGCCACTCTCACGTTCATGGCCACGGGAGCCCTCACCGTCTTCCTGGCCCGCCACGTCTTCTAG
- a CDS encoding rhodanese-like domain-containing protein, whose translation MTAHCYQDITPSQLDTLGPEVRRIDVREPDEYTGPLGHLPEAELVPLGTLEAASASWPREQPLLLICRSGGRSAKAARALAQRGFTHLYNLAGGMLAVREAPAARPQG comes from the coding sequence ATGACCGCTCATTGCTATCAGGACATCACTCCGTCGCAGCTGGACACGCTCGGCCCCGAGGTGCGGCGCATCGACGTGCGCGAACCGGACGAGTACACCGGTCCCCTGGGCCACCTGCCTGAAGCGGAGCTCGTCCCGCTGGGGACGCTGGAGGCCGCTTCCGCCTCCTGGCCACGGGAGCAGCCGCTGCTGCTGATCTGCCGCTCTGGCGGACGCTCCGCGAAGGCGGCGCGAGCGCTCGCCCAGCGTGGCTTCACCCACCTCTACAACCTGGCGGGCGGGATGCTCGCGGTGCGCGAGGCGCCCGCCGCTCGCCCCCAGGGCTGA
- a CDS encoding sulfite exporter TauE/SafE family protein — protein sequence MPLLGLSLAALIGLSLGLLGGGGSILTVPILVYVLGFGAKESIAMGLAVVGVTSLFGAMGHWRKGNLQLRAALTFGAVAMAGTYAGARLSVWVSGAAQLLLFAAVMLVAAFFMYRNGRKEAALAACKACPPPPEPHQSPFPVMAAAALGVGGLTGLVGVGGGFLIVPALVLLVGLPMKQAVGTSLLVIALNSFVGFAGYLGHVVVPWGYLALFTAIAVVGILAGTWVSRFVSQAALKRAFSAFLVLMGLFILFKNWNALGLPGSILSWG from the coding sequence ATGCCACTGCTCGGACTCTCCCTCGCGGCACTCATTGGTCTGTCACTCGGCCTCCTCGGTGGTGGGGGCTCCATCCTCACCGTGCCCATCCTGGTGTACGTCCTGGGCTTCGGGGCCAAGGAGTCCATCGCCATGGGACTGGCGGTGGTGGGCGTCACCAGCCTCTTCGGTGCCATGGGGCACTGGCGCAAGGGGAACCTCCAGCTCCGAGCCGCCCTGACGTTCGGGGCCGTGGCGATGGCGGGCACGTACGCCGGGGCGCGCCTGTCCGTCTGGGTCTCCGGCGCCGCGCAGCTCCTGCTCTTCGCCGCGGTGATGCTGGTGGCTGCCTTCTTCATGTACCGCAACGGCCGCAAGGAGGCGGCCCTGGCGGCGTGCAAGGCATGCCCACCTCCTCCCGAGCCCCACCAGTCCCCCTTCCCGGTGATGGCGGCGGCCGCGCTGGGTGTGGGTGGCCTCACGGGACTGGTCGGAGTGGGAGGAGGCTTTCTCATCGTCCCAGCGTTGGTGCTCCTCGTGGGCCTGCCCATGAAGCAGGCGGTGGGCACCAGCCTGCTCGTCATCGCCCTCAACTCCTTCGTGGGCTTCGCCGGCTACCTCGGCCACGTCGTGGTGCCCTGGGGCTACCTCGCGCTCTTCACGGCCATCGCGGTGGTCGGGATTCTGGCGGGCACCTGGGTGTCCCGCTTCGTGTCGCAGGCGGCCCTCAAGAGGGCCTTCTCCGCCTTCCTCGTCTTGATGGGGCTCTTCATCCTCTTCAAGAACTGGAACGCGCTGGGGCTGCCTGGGTCGATCCTCTCCTGGGGCTAA